One segment of Pontibacter akesuensis DNA contains the following:
- the ccsA gene encoding cytochrome c biogenesis protein CcsA — translation MINTLIGDIGHTSVIVAFVAAVVSSYAYFMASRSKVELSGDNSWRNLARGAFYVHGAAVMMIIFSLFNIIYEHRYEYYYAWSHSSNHLPVYYMISCFWEGQEGSFLLWIFWHVLLGFVLINSYKKNKVWEAPVMAMFSFVQLFLTSMILGVVIGDVKIGSSPFILMRDFMPEAPVFAMDPNFVPTDGTGLNPLLQNYWMVIHPPTLFLGFAATLVPFAFAMAGLWKGKFTEWVKPALPWAHFAAVVLGIGIIMGAYWAYETLNFGGYWNWDPVENAVYIPWLILVGGIHTMIAYRRGKSGLKATYILVIASFLLILYATFLTRSGILGNASVHSFTDLGLSGQLFAYLAVFAVLAIGLLVYRWKFIPTTEKELSTYNGEFWVFIGAIVLCLAAFQVLFTTSIPVYNSFLGFIGIESNAALPADQIEHYTKFQLWGGVAIAILSGVAQLLWWRKGEKESFADALTLPAMLTLLFASLIIVLSKLGVLNDTIDNPAYITLLVAGLFSIFANLSIILNLIHKKVSLSGGAVAHIGIAMMLLGILFSSGYSNIISENTSGMVYSREFPDELNRDNVLLWRNAPVQMDKYTVSYHGQFQEVIGVPGYVDRELLFLTADPYKAIARGQIVANEKVYFDTGDTLELLSPENTYYEVKYKERETGKAFTLYPRAQVNENMGLLASPDIKHSVSMDLYTHVSGLAPEEKEWGELKEYVLSAGDTIILNDYVAIFNGIEQIKQVPGVKLAPGDIAVQADMKILGETKNYHAHPVLMIKDQMMGRVPEEVADLGLRLTFMNIDTENDKFTIGVNATQKDWIILKAMEKPFVSILWIGTIVMSIGFVMAIVRRKDEGGSPRAAKPKQARKAQVA, via the coding sequence ATGATTAATACGCTCATCGGGGATATTGGCCATACAAGTGTGATTGTGGCTTTTGTAGCAGCCGTGGTGTCCTCCTACGCTTATTTTATGGCATCCCGTTCCAAGGTGGAGCTGTCCGGCGACAATAGCTGGCGCAACCTGGCACGCGGTGCTTTTTACGTGCACGGAGCCGCCGTGATGATGATCATCTTCTCGCTGTTCAACATCATTTACGAGCACCGCTACGAGTACTATTACGCCTGGAGCCACTCCTCTAATCACCTGCCGGTGTATTACATGATCTCCTGTTTCTGGGAAGGTCAGGAGGGTTCGTTCCTGCTCTGGATATTCTGGCATGTACTGCTGGGCTTCGTGCTCATCAACTCCTACAAGAAAAACAAAGTATGGGAGGCGCCTGTGATGGCAATGTTCTCCTTTGTGCAGCTCTTCCTGACATCCATGATTCTAGGTGTGGTGATCGGTGATGTAAAAATCGGCTCCTCTCCTTTTATTTTGATGCGCGACTTCATGCCTGAGGCTCCTGTGTTCGCCATGGACCCGAACTTCGTGCCAACTGACGGTACCGGCCTGAACCCACTGCTCCAGAATTATTGGATGGTGATTCACCCGCCAACCCTGTTCCTGGGTTTTGCCGCCACGCTGGTTCCGTTTGCTTTCGCGATGGCCGGCCTCTGGAAAGGCAAGTTTACTGAGTGGGTAAAGCCTGCTTTGCCGTGGGCGCATTTCGCTGCGGTAGTGCTGGGCATCGGTATTATTATGGGTGCTTACTGGGCCTATGAGACGCTTAACTTTGGTGGCTACTGGAACTGGGACCCAGTGGAAAATGCGGTATACATTCCGTGGCTGATCCTGGTGGGCGGCATCCATACGATGATCGCTTACCGCCGTGGCAAGTCCGGGCTTAAGGCAACGTACATTCTGGTAATTGCCTCATTCCTGCTGATTCTTTACGCTACGTTCCTGACCCGAAGCGGTATCCTGGGTAATGCCTCCGTGCACTCGTTCACCGACCTTGGCTTGTCCGGGCAGCTGTTCGCTTACCTGGCTGTGTTTGCCGTGCTGGCCATTGGCCTGCTGGTGTACCGCTGGAAGTTTATTCCGACAACAGAGAAAGAGCTTTCTACCTACAACGGTGAGTTTTGGGTGTTTATCGGCGCAATCGTACTATGTCTGGCAGCTTTCCAGGTGTTGTTTACAACGTCTATCCCAGTTTACAACTCCTTCCTTGGCTTTATTGGCATCGAGTCTAACGCGGCTCTGCCAGCCGACCAGATTGAACACTACACGAAGTTCCAGTTGTGGGGCGGCGTAGCGATTGCCATACTTTCAGGAGTGGCGCAGCTGCTATGGTGGCGCAAAGGCGAGAAGGAAAGCTTTGCTGATGCACTGACTTTGCCTGCCATGCTGACCTTGCTGTTCGCCAGCTTGATCATCGTGTTGTCGAAGCTGGGCGTGCTGAACGATACTATTGACAACCCGGCTTACATAACCCTGCTGGTGGCTGGCCTGTTCTCGATCTTCGCTAACCTAAGCATTATCCTCAACCTGATCCATAAAAAAGTATCGCTTTCCGGTGGTGCCGTGGCGCACATCGGTATCGCTATGATGCTGCTGGGTATCCTGTTCTCTTCGGGCTACTCCAACATCATCTCCGAAAACACATCGGGCATGGTGTACTCCCGCGAATTCCCTGACGAACTGAACCGTGACAACGTGCTGCTGTGGCGCAATGCCCCTGTGCAAATGGACAAGTATACCGTTAGCTACCATGGCCAGTTCCAGGAAGTAATCGGTGTGCCGGGCTACGTAGACCGCGAGCTGCTGTTCCTGACTGCTGACCCGTACAAGGCCATTGCGCGTGGGCAAATCGTGGCGAACGAGAAAGTATACTTCGACACAGGCGATACGCTGGAACTGCTGTCTCCGGAGAACACCTACTACGAGGTTAAGTATAAAGAACGCGAAACGGGTAAGGCCTTTACACTTTACCCACGCGCGCAGGTAAACGAGAACATGGGTCTGCTGGCGTCTCCCGACATCAAGCACTCTGTAAGCATGGACCTGTACACGCACGTATCAGGACTTGCACCGGAAGAGAAAGAGTGGGGTGAGCTGAAGGAGTATGTGCTTAGCGCCGGCGACACGATTATTTTGAATGACTATGTAGCGATCTTCAACGGCATCGAGCAGATAAAGCAGGTACCAGGCGTTAAACTGGCTCCCGGCGACATTGCTGTGCAGGCAGACATGAAGATTCTGGGTGAGACCAAGAACTACCACGCCCACCCGGTGCTGATGATCAAAGACCAGATGATGGGCCGCGTGCCTGAGGAAGTTGCCGACCTTGGCCTGCGCCTCACGTTTATGAACATCGACACCGAGAACGATAAATTCACCATTGGGGTGAATGCCACGCAGAAGGACTGGATTATCCTGAAAGCAATGGAGAAGCCTTTCGTAAGCATCCTCTGGATTGGTACCATTGTGATGTCAATCGGTTTCGTGATGGCCATCGTGCGCCGCAAGGACGAAGGTGGCAGCCCACGAGCAGCCAAACCAAAGCAAGCCCGAAAAGCACAGGTAGCATAA
- a CDS encoding cytochrome c maturation protein CcmE domain-containing protein — MKKTHIIGILVIAVAIVIIMSSVGDASTYVSFGEAMELAEEGNDTKVHVVGRLKKDSQGHIVGMQYDPLIDPNYFTFTLVDTNRVEQQVVYFNPKPQDFERSEQVVITGSMQKNVFVADKILLKCPSKYVEKEVQQNTASL, encoded by the coding sequence CGGGATTTTAGTCATCGCTGTGGCTATTGTGATCATTATGTCTTCCGTAGGCGATGCCAGCACCTATGTTTCGTTTGGGGAGGCCATGGAGCTTGCCGAAGAAGGCAACGACACAAAAGTACACGTGGTGGGCCGTCTGAAGAAAGACTCGCAGGGCCACATTGTGGGTATGCAGTACGACCCGCTGATAGATCCGAACTACTTTACCTTCACGCTGGTGGATACCAACCGGGTAGAGCAGCAGGTAGTATACTTCAACCCAAAGCCGCAGGACTTTGAGCGCTCGGAGCAGGTGGTAATTACGGGCAGCATGCAGAAGAACGTTTTTGTAGCCGATAAAATCCTCCTTAAGTGCCCATCCAAGTATGTGGAGAAGGAAGTACAGCAAAATACAGCAAGCCTTTAA